In the Piscinibacter sp. XHJ-5 genome, one interval contains:
- a CDS encoding isocitrate/isopropylmalate family dehydrogenase: protein MSTPRIPATLIPGDGIGPEIVDATLAALDALGAPFEWDRQIAGLEGVKTAGDPLPAITLDSIRRTRLALKGPLETPSGGGYRSSNVRLREAFKLYANLRPAHTIIPGGRYDDIDLVIVRENLEGLYIGHEHYIQIDDDPHAVAMATGVNTRQGSRRLLEFAFEHAIATGRKKVTIVHKANIMKALTGIFLETAQELHESKYKDRIAMDSVIIDACAMKLVLNPWQFDVLVTTNLFGDILSDLAAGLVGGLGMAPGANIGADAAIFEAVHGSAPDIAGKGMANPTALLLAAAMMLDHCRLPDSATRLRRAIADTLNVDGVRTGDLGGSANTAAFTKALVSRIANG, encoded by the coding sequence GCTGGGCGCGCCCTTCGAGTGGGATCGCCAGATCGCCGGCCTCGAGGGCGTCAAGACCGCGGGCGACCCGCTGCCGGCGATCACGCTCGACAGCATCCGGCGCACGCGGCTCGCCCTCAAGGGCCCGCTGGAGACGCCTTCGGGCGGCGGCTACCGGTCCTCGAATGTCCGGCTGCGCGAGGCGTTCAAGCTCTACGCCAACCTGCGCCCGGCGCACACCATCATCCCGGGCGGCCGCTACGACGACATCGACCTGGTGATCGTGCGCGAGAACCTCGAGGGCCTGTACATCGGCCACGAGCACTACATCCAGATCGACGACGACCCGCACGCGGTCGCCATGGCCACCGGCGTCAACACGCGCCAGGGCAGCCGCAGGCTGCTGGAGTTCGCCTTCGAGCATGCGATCGCGACAGGCCGCAAGAAGGTCACCATCGTGCACAAGGCCAACATCATGAAGGCGCTGACCGGCATCTTCCTGGAGACGGCGCAGGAGCTGCACGAAAGCAAGTACAAGGACCGCATCGCGATGGACTCCGTGATCATCGACGCCTGCGCGATGAAGCTGGTGCTCAATCCGTGGCAGTTCGACGTGCTGGTCACGACCAACCTGTTCGGCGACATCCTGTCGGACCTGGCCGCCGGCCTGGTGGGTGGCCTGGGCATGGCGCCCGGCGCCAACATCGGTGCCGACGCCGCGATCTTCGAGGCGGTGCACGGCTCGGCGCCCGACATCGCCGGCAAGGGCATGGCCAACCCCACGGCGCTGCTGCTGGCCGCGGCCATGATGCTGGACCATTGCCGGCTCCCCGATTCGGCCACCCGGCTGCGCCGTGCGATTGCCGACACGCTCAACGTCGACGGCGTGCGAACGGGAGACCTCGGCGGCTCGGCGAACACGGCGGCGTTCACCAAGGCGCTGGTGAGCCGCATCGCGAACGGGTAG
- a CDS encoding Asp/Glu racemase translates to MNARRAPYRVGLIVPSSNTTMELEVPELLRRQQLASGHRFSVHSARLRLRQVTPEALQKMNEAADSAVDMLCDARVDALVYACLVAGMSGGKPGLLETQARLTARAASCDTAAPAIVSSAGALVTALQWLGARRIAMIAPYRRSLTDRVAATLAECGVQVVQSRSLEVVDNAAVGRLDAAKLLSLAAQLDFSGSDALVISACVQMPSLDVVEEAEQRLGLPVLSAATASVFALLRLLGIPPAIAGAGALLRHGERSRTAAALP, encoded by the coding sequence ATGAACGCACGACGGGCGCCGTATCGCGTCGGCCTGATCGTTCCCAGCTCCAACACGACGATGGAGCTCGAGGTTCCCGAGCTGTTGCGTCGGCAGCAGCTGGCGAGCGGGCACCGCTTCAGCGTGCACTCGGCGCGCCTGCGGCTGCGACAGGTCACGCCCGAGGCGCTGCAGAAGATGAACGAGGCGGCCGACAGCGCCGTCGACATGCTGTGCGATGCGCGCGTCGACGCGCTCGTGTATGCCTGCCTGGTGGCGGGGATGTCCGGCGGCAAGCCCGGCCTGCTGGAGACGCAGGCGCGCCTCACGGCGCGGGCGGCGAGCTGCGACACGGCGGCGCCGGCCATCGTCAGCAGCGCCGGTGCGCTCGTCACGGCGCTGCAGTGGCTCGGCGCACGGCGCATCGCGATGATCGCCCCCTATCGCCGCTCGCTCACCGACCGCGTGGCCGCCACGCTCGCCGAATGCGGTGTGCAGGTGGTGCAAAGCCGCTCGCTGGAGGTCGTCGACAACGCCGCGGTGGGCCGGCTCGATGCGGCCAAGCTGCTGTCGCTCGCCGCGCAGCTCGACTTCTCGGGCTCTGACGCGCTGGTCATATCGGCCTGCGTGCAGATGCCCTCGCTCGACGTCGTCGAAGAGGCGGAGCAGCGCCTGGGCCTGCCGGTGCTCAGTGCGGCCACGGCAAGCGTGTTCGCGCTGCTGCGCCTGCTCGGGATTCCACCGGCCATCGCCGGCGCGGGCGCGTTGCTGCGCCACGGCGAGCGGTCTCGCACCGCAGCTGCGCTGCCATGA